The sequence below is a genomic window from Paenibacillus sp. DCT19.
CGTATTTGGGTTGCTGCTCGCGATGTCCGTTATTATGATCCTATTCAGCAAAAGTTTTCGGCAGATGACGTGAAAGAACGACATCGATTCCCAAAGTCTATGTTGTGAAAGTTCGTATTCGTCTACTTAGCAATACTAATGAATGTTCGAGCCTTTCATATTCCGGAGCATTTTGACCAAAGTCCTGTTGGAACGGTATAATGTAGAGATAAGCCCGGAAATGAGGATATAAGGGATGCAGCACATCGTACTATCAACAATTGAAGAGATTAAAGTATATTCCGATCCGTATCGTATACAGATCATGAACACATTTCGTAAACAGGGGAGACCCTCTACCGTAAAAGAAATAGCTGATTTGATGGGAGAAGTACCTGCCAAGGTACACTATCATGTGAAGAAGCTGGAGAAGATCGGATTGCTTACCCTCGTCTCCACACGCGAAATTAATGGCATCATTGCTAAATACTACGACCCTTTTGAAGGCGAGATTCATCTTCGTCATGAAGGTGAGGAGGATTCACCACTCAAGCAGGTTTTTCAATCGGAAACGCTGAAATTATTAAATGAAATGTATGAGCAGAGTCGTGAGAGGTTCATGAAACAGGCCAGTCAAGGGGATCGGATGTTTATCTCTGATATGACCTTATATGTAACGAATGAAGAAGCAGAGCAGCTCTTTAAGGAGATTACGAAGTTATGCGAGCCTTATTTTACAGATAACAAGAAACAAGTTGGTCAAGAAGAATTTCGTTTATTCTCTAGCCTGTCGAAACAAATGGAGGATAAGCTGGATTCAGAGACTGAAGTGAAATCACCTAAGAGAAAGAAGTCCAATTCTAATTCTAAACCGAAGCGATGATTTGGTTCAGCCTTAGAGGGAGCGGAATGATCTAAGCCTACCGACTAACTTATTCTAACGTTATTTTAAGATAAGCGGGGATATATTGACACAAGTGATGTGAACGTAGAAAAAAGCCGCCATTGGCGGCTTTTTCATGCGTGTTCAGAACGACACTGAACGTTAGGAATTGATTGCTGATCAACAGACCGGTTAATCAATTTATCTCGTTCATTGGAGTTGAGAACTACATGTTCTCGTCATAATCTCTCACTTCGCGTTTGGCTGCTGTTGCCGGGGAGTTGGACGTACCATACTCGCTGACCGCTTCCCAAGCGTCCGCATGATCGAATTTACCTGCGTTGCGCTGTCTGACCTCACCAGCGCCAGTTGGAGGCATGGTCATCACTTCTTCCTCGACAGGGCGGTCGTTGCTTAGATCACGCTGCGGGGTATCGTCAATACAATAAGCGGTGTATGGGATGGCCTCCAGTCGTTCAAACGGAATATCCTTACCACAGGTGATACAGGTTCCGTAAGAACCATCTTCCATTCGTTCCAACGCCTCGCTCACTTGATCGAATTCATCCTTCAAGGTGTCGTCTACGGCGAGATCCCGGCTACGCTCAAACGTTTCTGTACCTGCATCTGCTGGATGATTATCGTATGATGACAGCTCACCGGTTGAATCTTTGAGAGATTCTGCTGGAGCTCCATCTTCCATGCTGGATTCGAAATGACGCTGTAAATTTTCACGTTGCTCTATAAGAGCATCCTTTAATTGGTGAAGTTGATCTTTCGTTAGTGTACTCATATCGACTTGCTCCTTTCCCGTAATGGGTGTGTAGTCAGTCCTTACCCGATTTTAACGAGAAGCAATCATGTTTCGCTTGAAATAGAGGATGCGCTGGTTTCATATCTGAACGATAATGTGTTATAAAAAATAGAGAGAGAAATGCCGCAGACCCATAAAAATAATATGGAAGTTGCTGCGCATTTGATATAATGGAGGTTGTCATTATGGATGAACATATGAAACGAAGATTGGATAAACAAAGACAATTGTTCAAGCAACTTGGCGTGCAGCTCGATGCATTGTCAATTCATGAGAAACAATTTAACTATAAACTTCGCGGATATGACCCTGACGAGGTAGATGCTTACCTTGACTTGGTTATCAAGGATTATGAGCGGTTTTATGCCAACATAGCGGATCTGATGGATAAATGGCAGGAGCAGCAGATTGTCATCCGGGATCTGAAGTCTACAGCCAAGCCCGTAGATGATCCTACCAAGATTGACCGTAAACAATTGGATGATATCGTGAAGCAACTTGAATATAGTGTTCGGCAACTCAAAATCAGGGCACGTCCTGAACAGAACCTATTTCCCGAATAACTAAACAGCAAGCTGAATTTATAAATTGTTGTGAATTGAATGAGCATCTGAAACTAAATGTGTGGAAATGTTAATAATAAAAGTGCGTGTTCAAAAAGGACGGTTTTCAGTACCAAGAAGATGGGATGAAGCTAGAAATGGAGTAGCGGAGCGTAGGATAAACTACGTGAGCAACGGACATTTCGGCTGAGTTCCATATTTGACGCTGAGATGCCAACAGGCATCCTTCGTAATCAAAAGCGGTTTTTTTGAACAACCTCTAAAAGGTGGTTAATCATGAGTACTCATTTTTCGGTCAGTGTGCATTGCTTGTTACTATTGTCCCTGGATGCCCCTGAACGAATCACTTCTGCAGAGATTGCAGGTAGTATTAATACGAACCCTGTCGTTGTTAGACGGATTCTAGGTGGGCTGAAAAAGGCAGGTCTTGTTGATTCTTCCCCAGGTACCAGAGGATTCTATCTAGCGAAACCTTCCAGCGAAATTACTCTAGCCATGATCTACGACGCTGCGAAGGATGAAGGGCCTCTGTTTCCGATTCACGGCAATTGCAACCCAGATTGTAATGTAGGCGTACGGATCGACGGTTTGCTTAACAATCTATATAAGGTAGCAGAAGAGAAGGTGCATCAGTTTTTTGCATCGATTACTCTAGAAGATATGGAACGCTCTTGTTTAGACATGGACGAAGTGTCGACGCCCGTGCAGTAATGGAAGAACCCATTCGAGGTACAGAGATAGGAAGGTGTGCTGTAACATGAAAATTATCGTGATCTCGGATACGCATTTACCCCGAAAAGCACGTGAATTGCCTGAGCCGCTTGTACAAGAGCTGTCCGATGCTGATCTTATTTTGCATGCAGGTGATTGGTCTGACTGGAATGTGTACAAGCTGCTGAGCACCTATGCGCCAGTAGCTGGCGTGACAGGTAATACGGACCCGGTAGAAATTGCGGATAAGCTGGGGTTTTCTCGTATTGTCGAAGCAGATGGTCTTCGGATTGGGCTGGTGCATGGTCATCAGGGCTCGAAATCGACAGAACAAAATGCCATTCAGACCTTTGCGGGACAGCAAGTAGACGCCATTGTATATGGACACTCACATATTCCGGTTATGCATACGGTTGATGACGTGTTAGTATTCAATCCCGGCTCTCCGACGGATCGACGTTTTCAGAAACAGTATTCGTTTGGCATCATGAAAACACATCTTGGCAAGCTACAGGCAGAGCATGTGTTTTTTGATCGGAAGTAAGAGGGCTGTGAGATTAGCTAGTTTATATTCTAATGCTATTCATTTTGTGATTAGACCAAGTGCCGATATTCTCTTGAGCAGAGAGTATTGGCACTTTTTTTGTTTTTTATAATGTGACCTTACATGAGAAACCCACGCTTACTTCTTTCTTGATGACAAAATGTTATCTCTGAATGGGGAAAATGGTCTAACTGTTATCTCTCATTCATCTGTTAACGAAAAGCCCTGTTGACTCAGTTCCGGGAGTGATACAATGCGCTTACAACCATAAAATGAATACGTTTACATAAGGAGCTGATGGTTTTGAAATGGTCAGTATTTACGGTGGCAACTCCTGATCTCAATGCGGAAGAGTTAGCAGCAGCGGCAGCTTCAGCCGGAATAGATGGGATTGAATGGAGATTTCGCGGAATACCGGAAGATGCTATGCAGGAAGAGCCGTCCTATTGGCGGAACAATCGGTGCTCCATAGATCCCGCCTCATGGGAGAAACAAACTCCGATATTCCGTGAAGCAGCACACAAGCATGGAAGAAAATCCATTGCGCTTGTACCTTATCTGAGCTGTGGTGACTTGCCAGCAACCGAACAGGCATTTCAGGCTGCTCATTCGCTCGGTGCATCCATGATGCGTGTCGGTGTGCCGGGATATAATCGCACCACAAGTTATCCTGAGTTATATCGGGAGGCCGTGCGTTATCTGAGTGAAGTTCAGGAGATGGCTAAGCAATACAAGGTGAAGGCCTTAGTAGAGACACACCATCAGACGATTGCACCAAGTGCTTCTTTGGCCTATCGACTGGTTCAATCATTGGATGCAGAGCATGTGGGTGTGTTATATGATCCGGGCAACCTGGTGCATGAAGGGTACGAAAATCATCGGATGGGTCTAGAGTTACTAGGTCCTTATCTCGCACATGTGCATGTTAAAAATGCAGGATGGTTTCAGGAGGAGGCTGTTGCGACATTTTCGTCTGAACGACGGGGTGAAGATCAGAGATCCTCATTAACAACGAAATGGAATTGTCCATGGCTTTCTTTGACAGAAGGTGTGGTGGATTGGGTACAGGTTGTAAGGGATTTACGAGCGGTTGGATACGATGGTTATTACGGTATTGAGGATTTCAGTGGTGCTTTTAGCTCCGCTAAGATGTTACAGCATTTTACAGATGTTTTTCAGGCTATTAAGGAACAACTTGAGGAGGAGGTCAGCGTATGAGTGTAGTTCGGGTAGCAGTCATTGGAATCGGAAACATGGGAGCAGCACATGCCAGAACGTTAATCGCTGGAGAGGTGCCCGGTGCAGAACTTGTAGCGGTGTGTGATGTGAGACAGGAGATGGCCAAGTGGGTATCGGATAACTTTCCTGCATCCGTTGTGTATTGGCAGGATGCAGAGCAGATGATGGGTTCAGGCACCATTGATGCAGTAATTATCGCAACACCTCACTACGACCATCCGGAGCAGGCCATCCAGGCATTTCGTCATGGCTTACATGTCATGATTGAGAAGCCAGCAGGTGTGTACACGAAACAGGTACGGGAGATGAATGAGGCAGCCAGTGCCAGCGGAAAATGCTTCTCCATTATGTACAACCAACGGACCAATCCGTTATATATCAAGCTTAGAGATCTCATCGCTTCAGGCGAACTGGGCGAGATCAGACGGACGAACTGGATCATTACGAATTGGTATCGATCTCAGAGCTACTACGACTCTAGTGGCTGGCGTGCGACTTGGGCGGGCGAAGGTGGGGGGGTTCTGATTAATCAAGACCCTCACCAATTGGATCTGTGGCAATGGACGATCGGGATGATGCCTGTTCGTATGCGGGCGTTCTGTTCTTTTGGGAAATACCGGAATATTGAAGTCGAAGATGATGTGACCGCATATGTGGAATATGCTAACGGCGCAACTGGGGTTTTTGTAACTACAACAGGCGAAGCACCGGGTACGAATCGATTCGAAGTGAATGGTGATCGTGGGAAAATCGTAATTGAGGATGGAAAATTAACGTTCTGGCGTCTGCGTGAATCCGAGCCTGAGTTTAATCAACGTTTCACCGGTGGTTTTGGACAGCCGGAATGTTGGAAATGTGATGTTCCGATTACCGGGGTCGAATCAGGTCACCCAGGATTAATTCGGAACTGGGTCGATGCAATCCGGACAGGTGTACCTCTCATCGCTCCAGGTGAAGAGGGCATTCACGGACTTACACTGTCTAATGCGATGCTACTCTCGACATGGACGGATCACTGGGTTGATTTGCCGATGGATGAAGAGCTGTTCTACGAACATTTACAAGAGCGGATCTCACAATCCGTCATGAAGAAGGATCCGGGTTATAGCAAGAATCAACCAGCAGACCTGACACAAACGTTTAAGTGAAATGGGATAGAAGCTAATTAACTATATTCAAAATAAAAGCGGAAAGAAGGGAATCACGTGGCAAAAGACGGAATGTTCTATGCACCCAAAAGTGTAAAAAAAGAGGTCGTATGTGGCGAAGGCGAGTTCACCATTGCTGCTGTAGCGTTGGATCATGGACATATCTACGGTATGGTTGGGGATTAGTTGAGGCGGGAGCGACTCTTAAATGGGTATATGACCCGGATCCGCTCAAGGTTGAGGCATTTCGTAAACAGTTTCCCCAGGCTCAGATAGCGCAATCTGAAGAGCAGGTGTTCGCTGATGATGAAGTCAAGCTGGTAGCTAGTGCGGCAATTACTTCCGAACGTGCACCACTCGGTATGAGAGTTTTGGCGTCAGGCAAAGATTATTTTACGGATAAGGCACCATTTACAACATTGGATCAACTGGCTCGTGCGCGTGAAGAGGTCAAGCGTACCGGGAAGAAATACATGGTCTATTATAGTGAGCGTCTGCATGTGGAGAGTGCGATCTATGCTGGGCAATTAATTGAAGA
It includes:
- a CDS encoding transcriptional regulator, with the translated sequence MQHIVLSTIEEIKVYSDPYRIQIMNTFRKQGRPSTVKEIADLMGEVPAKVHYHVKKLEKIGLLTLVSTREINGIIAKYYDPFEGEIHLRHEGEEDSPLKQVFQSETLKLLNEMYEQSRERFMKQASQGDRMFISDMTLYVTNEEAEQLFKEITKLCEPYFTDNKKQVGQEEFRLFSSLSKQMEDKLDSETEVKSPKRKKSNSNSKPKR
- a CDS encoding TraR/DksA C4-type zinc finger protein; this translates as MSTLTKDQLHQLKDALIEQRENLQRHFESSMEDGAPAESLKDSTGELSSYDNHPADAGTETFERSRDLAVDDTLKDEFDQVSEALERMEDGSYGTCITCGKDIPFERLEAIPYTAYCIDDTPQRDLSNDRPVEEEVMTMPPTGAGEVRQRNAGKFDHADAWEAVSEYGTSNSPATAAKREVRDYDENM
- a CDS encoding DivIVA domain-containing protein yields the protein MDEHMKRRLDKQRQLFKQLGVQLDALSIHEKQFNYKLRGYDPDEVDAYLDLVIKDYERFYANIADLMDKWQEQQIVIRDLKSTAKPVDDPTKIDRKQLDDIVKQLEYSVRQLKIRARPEQNLFPE
- a CDS encoding Rrf2 family transcriptional regulator, yielding MSTHFSVSVHCLLLLSLDAPERITSAEIAGSINTNPVVVRRILGGLKKAGLVDSSPGTRGFYLAKPSSEITLAMIYDAAKDEGPLFPIHGNCNPDCNVGVRIDGLLNNLYKVAEEKVHQFFASITLEDMERSCLDMDEVSTPVQ
- a CDS encoding metallophosphoesterase family protein, yielding MKIIVISDTHLPRKARELPEPLVQELSDADLILHAGDWSDWNVYKLLSTYAPVAGVTGNTDPVEIADKLGFSRIVEADGLRIGLVHGHQGSKSTEQNAIQTFAGQQVDAIVYGHSHIPVMHTVDDVLVFNPGSPTDRRFQKQYSFGIMKTHLGKLQAEHVFFDRK
- a CDS encoding sugar phosphate isomerase/epimerase, whose protein sequence is MKWSVFTVATPDLNAEELAAAAASAGIDGIEWRFRGIPEDAMQEEPSYWRNNRCSIDPASWEKQTPIFREAAHKHGRKSIALVPYLSCGDLPATEQAFQAAHSLGASMMRVGVPGYNRTTSYPELYREAVRYLSEVQEMAKQYKVKALVETHHQTIAPSASLAYRLVQSLDAEHVGVLYDPGNLVHEGYENHRMGLELLGPYLAHVHVKNAGWFQEEAVATFSSERRGEDQRSSLTTKWNCPWLSLTEGVVDWVQVVRDLRAVGYDGYYGIEDFSGAFSSAKMLQHFTDVFQAIKEQLEEEVSV
- a CDS encoding Gfo/Idh/MocA family protein → MSVVRVAVIGIGNMGAAHARTLIAGEVPGAELVAVCDVRQEMAKWVSDNFPASVVYWQDAEQMMGSGTIDAVIIATPHYDHPEQAIQAFRHGLHVMIEKPAGVYTKQVREMNEAASASGKCFSIMYNQRTNPLYIKLRDLIASGELGEIRRTNWIITNWYRSQSYYDSSGWRATWAGEGGGVLINQDPHQLDLWQWTIGMMPVRMRAFCSFGKYRNIEVEDDVTAYVEYANGATGVFVTTTGEAPGTNRFEVNGDRGKIVIEDGKLTFWRLRESEPEFNQRFTGGFGQPECWKCDVPITGVESGHPGLIRNWVDAIRTGVPLIAPGEEGIHGLTLSNAMLLSTWTDHWVDLPMDEELFYEHLQERISQSVMKKDPGYSKNQPADLTQTFK